CCACAATTCTGCTTCCTGCTCAGTTTGTTCTTCCGGTAGTGAGTccatatacatatacaaatTGTACATACAATTTAATTTTAGTATTTTTatactgttttatttcattttaatataatttgaGATGGATGTGTGAACACAAATCACAAATGACTGTGATGTAACCCTGCACGTCTCTTTAATGTACTACTCTTTAATGTACTaccttaaaataaaagtaaatcagCAATTAGCCAAATTGTAAGGTGTTCCCGTATTGCCGTGTGAGCACATCATCTATTTTAAGGAGTATTCATTCTAGGTTTTAGCTGCATCTGCTGTTGCTAAACTGCAGGAAATGCAAACGGAAGAGGTTCAGAAGCCAGAATCTACGTGTGCATCTAGTCCTCTGAGCTGAGTCACTGGGGACGCCTTTCGACGTGAATTATTATGCTTGAGTAAatgtttcattgtgtgtgtgtgtgtgtgtgtgtgtgtgtgttctagctCCTGGCCACCGTGCTTGCCCAGTCGGTCAAGGCCAAGGAGCATCTCCTGGAGCAGTCGCAGTCCGTTGAGCAGTCAGCGGGTAAGCACTTCATCACCCAAATGCCACATAAAAGCTTATAAAACAGATTTGAAAAAGTCTGTTGTTAATACAATTGAATATACCAGCGGGGATTTTTCAAACAGCGCCCTGTAGTCTGCAGTAAAGTGAGCACATTGATCAAAGTAGCAACAGGTGCCTGTGGGACTGATTTGATATTTGCCTTCATGAATCATTTCTCCTTTAGTCAACGCGGCCCTCTAAAGAGCACCTGTGTGTTCATATCAGAAACAATTTCTGTTTCGCCCATTCTTTTGAATTTAACAATATCGCTTTGACGGAAGCTGATAAATTAGCATATTTGAGTCTGCTGTCATTCTACTGGTTTAAGTGGTACGTGGGAAGTGTCGCGCCAAGCCGCTCCACTGCCAGAGTCTTCAGAGTCTCAGCCAGGCTTCATTTCAATCCTCAACTGCTCGTTACTATTAAAAGGCCCCAAAAGCACTTAATGGTATTTATTAAACTATCCAGCATGGTTCTTCAATACAAATGTGGAATGCTTTGCCGTTTCCTGTGCGGTCTGCAACGAGCCTTTCCACTTTAAAAACACGCCTTAAGACCCCCCTCGTTcacattggcctttggctgagttaagtcacctgcattggatcttttatttgtttgccttttactgttttactgttttttgcttgtttgtttgttttacgtttgcttgtatttttttgttgattgtttttatcctgtaaagcactttggctggccgCTGGCCTTTaaaggtgctatataaataaaattgacattgacatacAATTGAACGCCTCATCTTGAAAAGATGTTAAGTAAATGTCCTATTCATTATTAATATGGGCTGCCAACCTACACCTCTCTTcactttgaatttgaatttcaaTCAGCTATAAGCGATAATCATATTCATAATGTGTTGATTGCCTCCTCTCATGGGCGTCTACTAGGAAATGGCGGGTAGAAACTAAGAATACTAAGAATGCAGACAAGTGCAAACGGCACTAACGGTGCTAAAAGTCtcattattagtattataaGTTAGTAAGGCATTTAAATAGTTTGTTCCTGTGGACTGTCTGCAGAAGTGAAGATAGGTTTTGTGTGTAATATTATCTAGCTTCAATGTAGCCGTACCGTGCTACATCCAGCTTCAACACGTTTTAATTTAGATACTACATACGGACTAATAggtaattattcatttaaaaatgtaattaacaaAACCACAAATGAGGGAAACAacagtaacatatttctctTGGTTCCCTCCCTTTGCCGCACCTTTCCACCTCCGACCTCAGGCTCCTGCAGCGGCACGTCTCTCGAGCAGCGGTCCTTTGAGCGGAAGGCAGAAGAGGATGATGGGAAAGTGAGTTCTCGGGGTGGCAGATTTGCTTCACTCTGGAGcgtcgcctctctctctctctgttgctccCGTTCTCTCTAAACCGGTGCTTTGGTTTGAGAGACGGACATCTTCAGGGGCGCGTTCAGCGCGCACAGCGGGGCGTCCGCGCGGCACCTGAACAGGCGACAACCTGAAGATGGGCATGCGAGTGTGTCACCATGGAGACAGCCAGGGGGACAGACACATTCATTCTCTGTCTCGccttctgtctcctccacccaccccctGTCCTCACAccacactgaaaaaaacacGGCCCCACACGCTGCCGCTCTGTGTTCTAGCACCAGCGTAGTGTGTTGCATGAGGCGGGGGGTTaaagtctctgtgtgtgtgtgtgttgtagaaaCACACGTCCACCGGTTGCCAGGCGACAGCAGTGTTCCttcagaggagagaaagcagtAGTGTATCCTGATTGGTGGATTTAATCGACCATTCTTTAATACTAAATGTATTTGCTAAATATAGCGGGCATGCCGGGTGGacagtaaaaaacaaatatacttTGACATTTAAATGGGGCCCGCGGAGTGTACTATGTAAGCCCCCCGAAGTGATCTCACTGCATGTAGCAGTGGCACTATGTGAGAAACCGCTTTGGAGCATAAATATAGAACATTTCTGCCGGCTTTGTGCCACTTGGATCTGTAGGCTGAAGACCAGCTGACGCGCAGCTCTGCTGTTACGTGTAACAGGTTTCCATTCGTTGCTGGTGGCTTCCCTGTAGAGCAAGGTTACATTTTTGGGATTATCATGGAGGTTCACGCTCTGGTTTCTTGAGGAATCTTCTTAACTGTGTTTCGGAGCAGGCTGCTTGGTTGGGGTCTGCGGTGGTCTCCTCTCACGTGTCTCTAGAGCCGGCTGCCATGCTGTGCTCCAGAACGGCTGCGTGCTCAGTGGACTCTGGAAGCAGGCCAGTAGCGTTCTGTGTTCTGTGTTCTAGAAGCAGGCAGTAGTGGCGTGGCTGGGTGAGTTTCAGCTGCAGTTCTACACCACCCACTTCCTCACCGCGGGATATGATCTAGACACCATTAGCCGCATGACCCCTGAGGTAAGGTcatgacccctgaccccctcacgccccgccccgccccgccccttGTCTGTCAAGGCTGCGCCCAGCTCAGGCCTCAAATCAGCTCCCCACTGAcgtggatgatgtcatcatcgccctcctgtctctgtcacctgcccccgtcccccctccgtccccccaaccctcccctcTCCCGGTGTGAGTCCCGAGCCTCAACCAGTCGCCTCTCATGCTCTGTCCGCTTCATTTACATACCTGTGCTCTGTGCCTCTGCTGTAAACGCTGCCCTGTGTTTGTCCTTGAGTGTGTTTTcagtgcccgtgtgtgtgtgtgtgtgtgtgtgtttgcatttgtgcaTTGAAGCGAACACAGTGGTATGACATAAACCCCCTGAGGGCAGGAGACACTCATCAGAGATTATCAAAAGCAAAATAATCCTGCGGGCATGTCCCACACAGCTCCTGTACAAATGTCCAACGTGCGCATTTCATTGTTTACATTCAAGagacaagaaaaaacacaccctCAGTAGCTGTGGTGATTTCCTTTTGTGACTAAGTGTGCTCTGCGTTGAAGGACCTAACGGGAATCGGGGTCATGAAGCCTGGACATCGAAAGAAGTTAACATCAGAGATCAGCAAGCTGCCCTCCACGGACTGGCTGCCAGACCACAAGCCTGTAAGGCTCTTGGAGTATTATGTAATGTACAACAAGGGGGAGatgtgtataaatacatatatgcagCTCTTCCACAAACTAGTTATTCTAAATGAAAATGCAGTGGAATTCTTCCCTGTATCTTGTTATCTTGAGCACAAGCTTTCTACATGGTGCCTATTTTCgagtgtccttgtgtgtgttttaggccAATCTGGCAGACTGGCTGTCTCACCTCGGTCTCAGTCAGTACTACCAGGTTCTGGTGCAGAACGGGTATGAAAACATTGACTTTGTCTCCGACATCAGTCTTGAAGATCTGCAAGAGATCGGAATTACTAAACTTGGTAAGAAACCACTACGTTATTAAAATGGGGAATATAATATTAAAATGCATGTGGAAATACAGAGCCTTTGATTGGCTCTCTAAATATAAATGACAAGTATGAGTCGACTTGTCCCGGGGAATTTAAACCTCATCATAGCTACTAGTGCCGAAAGGACCACCGTTTGTTTGTGTCCATTTGATGGTAATAAGAGAACCAATAACAAATGGTCTCTTCTAGTCTCTCCGAAGAGACGTTTTCTTATTGTTCATGCTTTCATTTTTGTCTCTTCTCCGCCTCAGGCCATCAGAAGAAGCTGATGCTGGGAGTCAAGAGACTGAAGGAGCTGCAAAGGGGAGAAAGAAGCTCGGAGCCTCCTCAGAGCCCGTCCACACCTCCGCCCAGCCCAGGTGGCAGCACCAGCTCGGAGCCCCGGAGGGAGGCGAAGAAGCAGAGGGACGGAGCCCCCAGCCCGCTGGCCAAACCTCGCCCGGGTGCCGTGCATTCACAGACTCCTCCCCACACACCGACGCAAACCCCGCCACGGACCCCCCCGCACGGCCGGCCCCACCAGGCCTCCCCCAGGGCTCGCCCGCGGCCCTCCACCCAGACGGCGGCAGCGGACTCCTCGGTGCCGATGCTCCGCCTGCCCAGCGTGGAGGAAGAGCGACGGAGAACCCACAGTCTGATTGGCTCGGAGTCGGACTCTAGATACGCCACGGTGTGCCGCAGCAGCTCCACGCACCCCGCCCCCAATGATGTCACCGTCAACCGCAGCCAATCGTCTGTCACCCTCCGTCCCCGCCGGAAAGGTCGGCCCCCGACACCACCCAAGCGGTCCTGTTCCTCCATTAccgggggagacggggagggagagggacaggTGGAGGGCCTGCTCGGGCTGCCAACCTATCGGGAGCGGCGGGCCAGCGACTGCGGCGCCCTGGGGTCGGCTTTAAGATCTCAGGACTCGGCGGGCCTGGAGAGATCAGAGGGGGCGTCCGGGAGTGTTCGCAGCCTCGCTGCTATGCTGGAAACCTCCATGGTGGTTGGAGCCAAAACCTTGTCCAAGAATCTTGGAGGCAGCACCAACTACCTGCAGGTGCGTATGCGTGTGTCTTTTGGATCGGTCGGTGTCAAAACGTTCATTCATATGCGTAACAATCATGTGACCTCCAGGTGAGTCCGCCTGTCCTCCGCCGGCAGCCGGGCGCCGGCGGTCTTGGATCCGAGGATGATGATGTCTTGAGCCGGCGCAGGACCATCAGTGGGCCAGAGGGCCTCCCTGGTGATCAGACCGACCTGTTACCCCGGCAACCAGCCCAGCCACCAGCCCAGCAACGTCCAGAGCCTCGACCCCGCTCCACCGTGGTCTCCTCAGAGGTCACCGACGGCACAACGACCCTCCGGCGGAGGACGCGCCCTCAGCCGCCGGACTCCGAGGCGCCTCCATCCGTGGATGCCAATGCAACAACCCCGACAACGGGCTCTGACACCACACGCAGGAGGCAGCGCACCAGTGACCATACAGAAGGTGTCATTCAAAGCAATAACCAGTCGGGCTCCCCCAGCAGCCAAACGGACAGTAGCCGGAAAAACGCCGGCGACCCGCAGCAGAACGGCGGTGTTGTCCTGAGGCGCAGGCCAGTGTCTGAGGTCCCCGATAGGACGGAGGCCAACAGAGACATCTGTGAGTGGATGGAGGCACGGAAGTCCCTGAGGCCGCCGGTGTCACCTAAACCGTCCACCGCCCCGAGGAAGGCCCAGGGTGACCCCCCAACCCCAACGCGCAGGGTCCCCATACCGGGGCCTGATAGTACCGAAACCGCGCAGAGCCCTGGTGAGATACACACACTTTAGCTTCTGTCTGTTCTCATGCTAAATAATGTGCcgtgattcattcattcatgtaacAAACAGACATTGACACATTTCGAAGGCTTTGGTAGGAAAACGCACGTCGCCCTCCTCAAAAAAGGAGTAACCTTGTGTGAGATATAATACGAACAGGTAAAGTGAAGGGAAGTCGGATGGAGGGAAAGGTGAAGACAAGCCGGTGAGTGGCGTCAACTGGCCGAGGTCACAGGCAGATGATCCTTAGGCACGGGATAAAAGaaataggaaaacaaacaacaaggagGGTGACAGAATTAACTGGACTTGGCAGCAAGAGCGGTGTTGGCGCTGTTGGACGCAATGCAAAAATCTGatcatatatacatttatatttcatataGAAATCTCTCCTATAGTTCTTATGCACGTGATTGACTGCTTATTTCTCTATaagaaaactgaaaatctttctctctgctcctctcggACCAGAGCCGAAGCGCGTCCCTCCTCCCGTGTCCCCGAAACCCCGCGGGCCGCCAACAGCACCTAAACCGGGCAAAGCCGCAGCAGCTCCGGCTGCAATGAGTCCCGCTGCCACCAGCCCCGCTGCAGCCAGCCCCACCGCGCCCCCGAAACCCTCCTCTCCGCTCTCTGCCGCTCCTCTTCCAGCGCCCGACGCCCCGTCCGCTCCCTCACTCTCTGCAGGACTCCCCCTCGCTTCTCCCTCTCCGGCCCAGAGTCCCTCCACGCCCTCCCCGCACCCGGTCAAGCCCCCCCGCTCGTCCATCGCCGGCCTCTCCATCGACCTGCTGGGCGGAcgggagccggaggaggaggaggaggaggaggagaggaggaaagaggaggaggagaggaggcgagagagggagcacaggaggcagacggagcaggaggaggagaggaggaaagaggaggaggagaggaggcgagagagggagcacaggaggcagacggagcaggaggaggagaggaggaaagaggaggagaggaggcgagagagggagcacaggaggcagacggagcaggaggaggagaggaagaaagcggaggaggagaatCTGAGGGAGCGTCGCGTAGAGGAAGgcgagcagggggaggaggtgcagcatcGCTTGGAGGAGACCAGCGCCTCCTtggctgcagctgtgcaggCTGTTGAACATAAAATCAAAGAGGACGACACGCAAAATGAGTGAGTGTTCACCAAGTTAATCATCTGATTTTGACACAGGAGGAACCATGCACATCCAACTATGATCTCTCTGGATCAAACATTATTTCGCTTCCAAATTCCCAAAATGAGttgatttttttcctcccatgaTGTAGAGGAAAAGGACTATTTAAGTGTTTATAGTTATTCCAAGTTAAAGTCCTGCTCATCAGACAACGATGAGATCTAAAAGAAATAGTTTAACATTTTTGCAAATATGCTTCTCATCTTTCTTCACACGAAGTAGATTAGAAGATAATATCTGAGGTTAGCCTAGCGTAGCATAACGACTGAAGATAGGGTAACATAGCCGGGGTTTCCCCAAAGAGCCTTAATGAGTGTGCCacatgttgtttgtgtgacgcatgaaaactaaaaacagaCGTTTTTGAATACGTGTGGTTTCAAGAGAGTCTCTTACtggaactgtttttttttggggggggggggggttcagctgTGGTCTGGTGATAATGGACAATGTGGTAACAattttctgagaaaaaaaaaaactccctggaA
The sequence above is a segment of the Gasterosteus aculeatus chromosome 9, fGasAcu3.hap1.1, whole genome shotgun sequence genome. Coding sequences within it:
- the LOC120824861 gene encoding uncharacterized protein LOC120824861 isoform X2, which gives rise to MGKDQELLQAAKTEDLLTAQRLLQRPRPGKAKLLGAAKRVNVNIQDADGLAPLHHAALSGNKELIALLLEAQAAVDIKDNKGMRPLHYAAWQGKTEPMKMLLKSGSSVNGQSDEGQIPLHLSAQHGHYDGSEMLLQHQSNPCISDSAGKTPLDLACEFGRVGVVQLLLSSNMCAAMLEPKPSDPNGVSPLHLAAKNGHIDVIRLLIQAGIDINRQSESGTALHQAALCGKTEVVRLLLDSGISAGVRNTLSQTALDIVNQFTTTQASREIKQLLRDASAAMQVRALKDYCNNYDLTSLNIKAGDIITVLEQHSDGRWKGCIHDNRTGNDRVGYFPSNMVEVIKRAGDHPHHSCHSPSQQCHTLLLRRPNPCPITTANGHSYPPSKVLPLHLHLPPPPPHHPDTLSLPRFSSFGYVPFPISPPSLSTPALSTPPPPPPPPPPLSTSQEQQSQTGSRAAELSPQGSPTLGHPSGTSEDIWVLRKPLAVAERSGSVGSIGSVRSTSSLQSSGNTHVLTTPAPSPHPASTPGVNTHGLNAPGLHAQAEGVKLLATVLAQSVKAKEHLLEQSQSVEQSAGSCSGTSLEQRSFERKAEEDDGKQAVVAWLGEFQLQFYTTHFLTAGYDLDTISRMTPEDLTGIGVMKPGHRKKLTSEISKLPSTDWLPDHKPANLADWLSHLGLSQYYQVLVQNGYENIDFVSDISLEDLQEIGITKLGHQKKLMLGVKRLKELQRGERSSEPPQSPSTPPPSPGGSTSSEPRREAKKQRDGAPSPLAKPRPGAVHSQTPPHTPTQTPPRTPPHGRPHQASPRARPRPSTQTAAADSSVPMLRLPSVEEERRRTHSLIGSESDSRYATVCRSSSTHPAPNDVTVNRSQSSVTLRPRRKGRPPTPPKRSCSSITGGDGEGEGQVEGLLGLPTYRERRASDCGALGSALRSQDSAGLERSEGASGSVRSLAAMLETSMVVGAKTLSKNLGGSTNYLQVSPPVLRRQPGAGGLGSEDDDVLSRRRTISGPEGLPGDQTDLLPRQPAQPPAQQRPEPRPRSTVVSSEVTDGTTTLRRRTRPQPPDSEAPPSVDANATTPTTGSDTTRRRQRTSDHTEGVIQSNNQSGSPSSQTDSSRKNAGDPQQNGGVVLRRRPVSEVPDRTEANRDICEWMEARKSLRPPVSPKPSTAPRKAQGDPPTPTRRVPIPGPDSTETAQSPEPKRVPPPVSPKPRGPPTAPKPGKAAAAPAAMSPAATSPAAASPTAPPKPSSPLSAAPLPAPDAPSAPSLSAGLPLASPSPAQSPSTPSPHPVKPPRSSIAGLSIDLLGGREPEEEEEEEERRKEEEERRREREHRRQTEQEEERRKEEEERRREREHRRQTEQEEERRKEEERRREREHRRQTEQEEERKKAEEENLRERRVEEGEQGEEVQHRLEETSASLAAAVQAVEHKIKEDDTQNDKKAAVSILDDIGSMFDDLADQLDAMLD
- the LOC120824861 gene encoding uncharacterized protein LOC120824861 isoform X5; translation: MRPLHYAAWQGKTEPMKMLLKSGSSVNGQSDEGQIPLHLSAQHGHYDGSEMLLQHQSNPCISDSAGKTPLDLACEFGRVGVVQLLLSSNMCAAMLEPKPSDPNGVSPLHLAAKNGHIDVIRLLIQAGIDINRQSESGTALHQAALCGKTEVVRLLLDSGISAGVRNTLSQTALDIVNQFTTTQASREIKQLLRDASAAMQVRALKDYCNNYDLTSLNIKAGDIITVLEQHSDGRWKGCIHDNRTGNDRVGYFPSNMVEVIKRAGDHPHHSCHSPSQQCHTLLLRRPNPCPITTANGHSYPPSKVLPLHLHLPPPPPHHPDTLSLPRFSSFGYVPFPISPPSLSTPALSTPPPPPPPPPPLSTSQEQQSQTGSRAAELSPQGSPTLGHPSGTSEDIWVLRKPLAVAERSGSVGSIGSVRSTSSLQSSGNTHVLTTPAPSPHPASTPGVNTHGLNAPGLHAQAEGVKLLATVLAQSVKAKEHLLEQSQSVEQSAGSCSGTSLEQRSFERKAEEDDGKKQAVVAWLGEFQLQFYTTHFLTAGYDLDTISRMTPEDLTGIGVMKPGHRKKLTSEISKLPSTDWLPDHKPANLADWLSHLGLSQYYQVLVQNGYENIDFVSDISLEDLQEIGITKLGHQKKLMLGVKRLKELQRGERSSEPPQSPSTPPPSPGGSTSSEPRREAKKQRDGAPSPLAKPRPGAVHSQTPPHTPTQTPPRTPPHGRPHQASPRARPRPSTQTAAADSSVPMLRLPSVEEERRRTHSLIGSESDSRYATVCRSSSTHPAPNDVTVNRSQSSVTLRPRRKGRPPTPPKRSCSSITGGDGEGEGQVEGLLGLPTYRERRASDCGALGSALRSQDSAGLERSEGASGSVRSLAAMLETSMVVGAKTLSKNLGGSTNYLQVSPPVLRRQPGAGGLGSEDDDVLSRRRTISGPEGLPGDQTDLLPRQPAQPPAQQRPEPRPRSTVVSSEVTDGTTTLRRRTRPQPPDSEAPPSVDANATTPTTGSDTTRRRQRTSDHTEGVIQSNNQSGSPSSQTDSSRKNAGDPQQNGGVVLRRRPVSEVPDRTEANRDICEWMEARKSLRPPVSPKPSTAPRKAQGDPPTPTRRVPIPGPDSTETAQSPEPKRVPPPVSPKPRGPPTAPKPGKAAAAPAAMSPAATSPAAASPTAPPKPSSPLSAAPLPAPDAPSAPSLSAGLPLASPSPAQSPSTPSPHPVKPPRSSIAGLSIDLLGGREPEEEEEEEERRKEEEERRREREHRRQTEQEEERRKEEEERRREREHRRQTEQEEERRKEEERRREREHRRQTEQEEERKKAEEENLRERRVEEGEQGEEVQHRLEETSASLAAAVQAVEHKIKEDDTQNDKKAAVSILDDIGSMFDDLADQLDAMLD
- the LOC120824861 gene encoding uncharacterized protein LOC120824861 isoform X9, producing the protein MGKDQELLQAAKTEDLLTAQRLLQRPRPGKAKLLGAAKRVNVNIQDADGLAPLHHAALSGNKELIALLLEAQAAVDIKDNKGMRPLHYAAWQGKTEPMKMLLKSGSSVNGQSDEGQIPLHLSAQHGHYDGSEMLLQHQSNPCISDSAGKTPLDLACEFGRVGVVQLLLSSNMCAAMLEPKPSDPNGVSPLHLAAKNGHIDVIRLLIQAGIDINRQSESGTALHQAALCGKTEVVRLLLDSGISAGVRNTLSQTALDIVNQFTTTQASREIKQLLRDASAAMQVRALKDYCNNYDLTSLNIKAGDIITVLEQHSDGRWKGCIHDNRTGNDRVGYFPSNMVEVIKRAGSRAAELSPQGSPTLGHPSGTSEDIWVLRKPLAVAERSGSVGSIGSVRSTSSLQSSGNTHVLTTPAPSPHPASTPGVNTHGLNAPGLHAQAEGVKLLATVLAQSVKAKEHLLEQSQSVEQSAGSCSGTSLEQRSFERKAEEDDGKDLTGIGVMKPGHRKKLTSEISKLPSTDWLPDHKPANLADWLSHLGLSQYYQVLVQNGYENIDFVSDISLEDLQEIGITKLGHQKKLMLGVKRLKELQRGERSSEPPQSPSTPPPSPGGSTSSEPRREAKKQRDGAPSPLAKPRPGAVHSQTPPHTPTQTPPRTPPHGRPHQASPRARPRPSTQTAAADSSVPMLRLPSVEEERRRTHSLIGSESDSRYATVCRSSSTHPAPNDVTVNRSQSSVTLRPRRKGRPPTPPKRSCSSITGGDGEGEGQVEGLLGLPTYRERRASDCGALGSALRSQDSAGLERSEGASGSVRSLAAMLETSMVVGAKTLSKNLGGSTNYLQVSPPVLRRQPGAGGLGSEDDDVLSRRRTISGPEGLPGDQTDLLPRQPAQPPAQQRPEPRPRSTVVSSEVTDGTTTLRRRTRPQPPDSEAPPSVDANATTPTTGSDTTRRRQRTSDHTEGVIQSNNQSGSPSSQTDSSRKNAGDPQQNGGVVLRRRPVSEVPDRTEANRDICEWMEARKSLRPPVSPKPSTAPRKAQGDPPTPTRRVPIPGPDSTETAQSPEPKRVPPPVSPKPRGPPTAPKPGKAAAAPAAMSPAATSPAAASPTAPPKPSSPLSAAPLPAPDAPSAPSLSAGLPLASPSPAQSPSTPSPHPVKPPRSSIAGLSIDLLGGREPEEEEEEEERRKEEEERRREREHRRQTEQEEERRKEEEERRREREHRRQTEQEEERRKEEERRREREHRRQTEQEEERKKAEEENLRERRVEEGEQGEEVQHRLEETSASLAAAVQAVEHKIKEDDTQNDKKAAVSILDDIGSMFDDLADQLDAMLD
- the LOC120824861 gene encoding uncharacterized protein LOC120824861 isoform X8; the encoded protein is MGKDQELLQAAKTEDLLTAQRLLQRPRPGKAKLLGAAKRVNVNIQDADGLAPLHHAALSGNKELIALLLEAQAAVDIKDNKGMRPLHYAAWQGKTEPMKMLLKSGSSVNGQSDEGQIPLHLSAQHGHYDGSEMLLQHQSNPCISDSAGKTPLDLACEFGRVGVVQLLLSSNMCAAMLEPKPSDPNGVSPLHLAAKNGHIDVIRLLIQAGIDINRQSESGTALHQAALCGKTEVVRLLLDSGISAGVRNTLSQTALDIVNQFTTTQASREIKQLLRDASAAMQVRALKDYCNNYDLTSLNIKAGDIITVLEQHSDGRWKGCIHDNRTGNDRVGYFPSNMVEVIKRAGDHPHHSCSRAAELSPQGSPTLGHPSGTSEDIWVLRKPLAVAERSGSVGSIGSVRSTSSLQSSGNTHVLTTPAPSPHPASTPGVNTHGLNAPGLHAQAEGVKLLATVLAQSVKAKEHLLEQSQSVEQSAGSCSGTSLEQRSFERKAEEDDGKDLTGIGVMKPGHRKKLTSEISKLPSTDWLPDHKPANLADWLSHLGLSQYYQVLVQNGYENIDFVSDISLEDLQEIGITKLGHQKKLMLGVKRLKELQRGERSSEPPQSPSTPPPSPGGSTSSEPRREAKKQRDGAPSPLAKPRPGAVHSQTPPHTPTQTPPRTPPHGRPHQASPRARPRPSTQTAAADSSVPMLRLPSVEEERRRTHSLIGSESDSRYATVCRSSSTHPAPNDVTVNRSQSSVTLRPRRKGRPPTPPKRSCSSITGGDGEGEGQVEGLLGLPTYRERRASDCGALGSALRSQDSAGLERSEGASGSVRSLAAMLETSMVVGAKTLSKNLGGSTNYLQVSPPVLRRQPGAGGLGSEDDDVLSRRRTISGPEGLPGDQTDLLPRQPAQPPAQQRPEPRPRSTVVSSEVTDGTTTLRRRTRPQPPDSEAPPSVDANATTPTTGSDTTRRRQRTSDHTEGVIQSNNQSGSPSSQTDSSRKNAGDPQQNGGVVLRRRPVSEVPDRTEANRDICEWMEARKSLRPPVSPKPSTAPRKAQGDPPTPTRRVPIPGPDSTETAQSPEPKRVPPPVSPKPRGPPTAPKPGKAAAAPAAMSPAATSPAAASPTAPPKPSSPLSAAPLPAPDAPSAPSLSAGLPLASPSPAQSPSTPSPHPVKPPRSSIAGLSIDLLGGREPEEEEEEEERRKEEEERRREREHRRQTEQEEERRKEEEERRREREHRRQTEQEEERRKEEERRREREHRRQTEQEEERKKAEEENLRERRVEEGEQGEEVQHRLEETSASLAAAVQAVEHKIKEDDTQNDKKAAVSILDDIGSMFDDLADQLDAMLD
- the LOC120824861 gene encoding uncharacterized protein LOC120824861 isoform X10, translated to MRPLHYAAWQGKTEPMKMLLKSGSSVNGQSDEGQIPLHLSAQHGHYDGSEMLLQHQSNPCISDSAGKTPLDLACEFGRVGVVQLLLSSNMCAAMLEPKPSDPNGVSPLHLAAKNGHIDVIRLLIQAGIDINRQSESGTALHQAALCGKTEVVRLLLDSGISAGVRNTLSQTALDIVNQFTTTQASREIKQLLRDASAAMQVRALKDYCNNYDLTSLNIKAGDIITVLEQHSDGRWKGCIHDNRTGNDRVGYFPSNMVEVIKRAGSRAAELSPQGSPTLGHPSGTSEDIWVLRKPLAVAERSGSVGSIGSVRSTSSLQSSGNTHVLTTPAPSPHPASTPGVNTHGLNAPGLHAQAEGVKLLATVLAQSVKAKEHLLEQSQSVEQSAGSCSGTSLEQRSFERKAEEDDGKDLTGIGVMKPGHRKKLTSEISKLPSTDWLPDHKPANLADWLSHLGLSQYYQVLVQNGYENIDFVSDISLEDLQEIGITKLGHQKKLMLGVKRLKELQRGERSSEPPQSPSTPPPSPGGSTSSEPRREAKKQRDGAPSPLAKPRPGAVHSQTPPHTPTQTPPRTPPHGRPHQASPRARPRPSTQTAAADSSVPMLRLPSVEEERRRTHSLIGSESDSRYATVCRSSSTHPAPNDVTVNRSQSSVTLRPRRKGRPPTPPKRSCSSITGGDGEGEGQVEGLLGLPTYRERRASDCGALGSALRSQDSAGLERSEGASGSVRSLAAMLETSMVVGAKTLSKNLGGSTNYLQVSPPVLRRQPGAGGLGSEDDDVLSRRRTISGPEGLPGDQTDLLPRQPAQPPAQQRPEPRPRSTVVSSEVTDGTTTLRRRTRPQPPDSEAPPSVDANATTPTTGSDTTRRRQRTSDHTEGVIQSNNQSGSPSSQTDSSRKNAGDPQQNGGVVLRRRPVSEVPDRTEANRDICEWMEARKSLRPPVSPKPSTAPRKAQGDPPTPTRRVPIPGPDSTETAQSPEPKRVPPPVSPKPRGPPTAPKPGKAAAAPAAMSPAATSPAAASPTAPPKPSSPLSAAPLPAPDAPSAPSLSAGLPLASPSPAQSPSTPSPHPVKPPRSSIAGLSIDLLGGREPEEEEEEEERRKEEEERRREREHRRQTEQEEERRKEEEERRREREHRRQTEQEEERRKEEERRREREHRRQTEQEEERKKAEEENLRERRVEEGEQGEEVQHRLEETSASLAAAVQAVEHKIKEDDTQNDKKAAVSILDDIGSMFDDLADQLDAMLD